The Sesamum indicum cultivar Zhongzhi No. 13 linkage group LG6, S_indicum_v1.0, whole genome shotgun sequence genome has a segment encoding these proteins:
- the LOC105164130 gene encoding F-box/kelch-repeat protein At3g06240-like — protein MSARKSAKMVESLTDLPPNILMEILVRLPLKTLFLSRCVCKTFLNLTSIDRHFITLHSANATQILAFQFGDDFTPSKLISWADPELDIAPGFIQNFRLKPIFEAPSLGMNFVPYRTNYRYQNKFVLVNSCKGLLYFVRRHAQDERSFVCNPVTNEYFMMPSVDRETRLLFGTKSMWLGYSSGSNQYKVLRLYSRINDGPLDMGAQVLVVGSNWWRNVENTPVGRDISWDDCSATVDGVLYWLDQTWKDIVFFDFERELFGEIALPSEYGEEQLSKIEFMSIGVLGGCLCLSYNVHNAPHVDIWVMKKRGNQESWSKEFIVHAVRPSGVPLYGWFRPLQVLRSGEILMQWINYDLVCYNPRNKSLRYVGFDWLHRNPRAIGFTPSFVSLKDTLSVDKVIMLYARPRADEREP, from the exons ATGTCTGCAAGAAAATCAGCAAAAATGGTGGAATCCCTCACTGATCTACCCCCCAACATCCTCATGGAAATCCTCGTAAGGCTTCCTCTGAAGACCCTCTTCCTCAGCAGGTGCGTTTGTAAAACATTCCTCAATTTGACTTCCATCGATCGTCACTTTATCACTTTGCACTCTGCAAATGCTACCCAAATTCTTGCATTCCAATTCGGCGACGACTTCACTCCCTCCAAACTGATCAGCTGGGCGGACCCGGAACTCGATATCGCTCCTGGGTTCATCCAGAATTTCCGATTGAAACCCATATTTGAGGCACCCAGTTTGGGGATGAATTTTGTTCCTTATCGCACTAATTATCGGtatcaaaataagtttgttcTTGTGAATTCGTGTAAAGGGTTGCTTTACTTTGTAAGAAGGCACGCACAGGATGAGCGCTCTTTTGTGTGTAATCCTGTCACGAATGAGTACTTCATGATGCCTAGTGTTGATCGGGAGACTAGGTTACTTTTTGGGACTAAGAGTATGTGGTTAGGGTATAGCTCGGGTAGTAATCAATACAAGGTGCTGAGGCTTTATAGCCGTATAAATGATGGTCCTTTAGACATGGGAGCTCAGGTGCTTGTGGTTGGGTCTAATTGGTGGAGAAACGTCGAAAACACGCCCGTCGGCCGTGATATCTCGTGGGATGATTGCTCCGCCACCGTAGATGGAGTTCTCTATTGGCTTGACCAGACATGGAAAGACAtagttttctttgattttgagAGGGAATTGTTTGGGGAAATTGCATTGCCGTCCGAATATGGGGAGGAGCAGCTGAGTAAAATAGAGTTTATGAGCATTGGAGTTCTTGGAGGTTGTCTTTGTTTGAGTTATAATGTTCATAATGCTCCGCATGTGGACATATGGGTCATGAAAAAACGTGGCAATCAAGAGTCTTGGAGCAAAGAATTCATTGTTCATGCAGTGAGGCCCTCAGGTGTGCCCCTTTACGGCTGGTTCAGGCCGCTGCAAGTTCTCAGAAGTGGGGAGATACTAATGCAATGGATTAACTATGATCTGGTTTGCTATAATCCTAGAAACAAGAGTTTGAGATACGTCGGGTTTGATTGGCTGCACAGGAATCCGAGGGCTATTGGTTTTACTCCTAGTTTTGTTTCCCTCAAGGACACTCTGTCTGTTGATAAGGTGATCATGCTGTATGCACGGCCAAG AGCTGACGAGCGGGAGCCAtaa